The Castanea sativa cultivar Marrone di Chiusa Pesio chromosome 11, ASM4071231v1 genome contains a region encoding:
- the LOC142616430 gene encoding uncharacterized protein LOC142616430 translates to MYNGRTDPVEHVSHFNQRMAVHSKNKALMCKVFPSSLGPVAIRWFGGLGEGSIDSFKELTRAFGSHFITCSKVSQPLDSLLSMTMREWKTLKTYSDKYREMFNEINGDFDNVAIRTFKVSLPAEHGLRKSLTRKPVCNVRQLMDRIDKYKQVEED, encoded by the coding sequence ATGTACAATGGTCGAACAGACCCTGTagagcatgtgagccacttcaaccagaggatggctgTGCATTCTAAGAATAaggctttgatgtgtaaagttttcccatCCAGCTTAGGACCTGTGGCAATAAGGTGGTTTGGCGGCTTAGGGGAaggttctattgattcctttaaGGAGCTCACCCGGGCATTTGGATCTCACTTTATTACGTGCAGTAAGGTTTCTCAACCCTTGGATTCCCTGTTGTCTATGACTATGCGAGAATGGAAAACCTTAAAGACATACTCAGACAAGTAtagggagatgttcaatgagattaaTGGAGACTTTGACAATGTGGCcataaggactttcaaggtcAGCCTACCTGCCGAGCATGGTCTAAGGAAATCGTTAACAAGGAAACCTGTTTGTAATGTACGTCAGCTCATGGACCGCATTGACAAGTATAAGCAGGTCGAGGAGGACTAG